One Deltaproteobacteria bacterium genomic region harbors:
- the rplJ gene encoding 50S ribosomal protein L10, which translates to MLTRAQKETEVAELQERFSRASSVFVAEYRGLTVAAVDALRAKLRAAGGADFEYRVTKNTLVRRAALGADGEALAGHLKGPTALAFSFGDPARLAKVLVDYARDHEVFKLRGGVMDGHPLGAAEIATLATLPSLDELRAKLVGLIQAPATKVAGVLAAPAGQLARLLAARQKSLEEAAGAS; encoded by the coding sequence GTGCTGACGCGCGCGCAGAAGGAGACCGAGGTCGCGGAGCTGCAGGAGCGGTTCTCGCGGGCCAGCAGTGTGTTCGTCGCCGAGTACCGCGGCCTCACGGTCGCGGCGGTGGACGCGCTGCGCGCCAAGCTGCGGGCCGCCGGCGGCGCCGACTTCGAGTATCGCGTGACGAAGAACACGCTGGTGCGGCGGGCCGCCCTGGGCGCCGACGGCGAGGCGCTCGCCGGGCACCTGAAGGGCCCGACCGCGCTGGCCTTCTCGTTCGGTGACCCGGCGCGGCTCGCCAAGGTGCTGGTCGACTACGCCAGGGACCACGAGGTCTTCAAGCTGCGCGGCGGCGTGATGGACGGGCATCCGCTCGGCGCCGCCGAGATCGCGACGCTTGCGACGCTGCCCTCGCTCGACGAGCTGCGCGCCAAGCTCGTCGGCCTGATCCAGGCACCGGCCACGAAGGTGGCCGGCGTGCTCGCCGCGCCTGCCGGGCAGCTGGCGCGGCTCCTGGCCGCGCGCCAGAAGAGTCTCGAGGAGGCGGCGGGCGCCTCCTGA
- the rplL gene encoding 50S ribosomal protein L7/L12, with amino-acid sequence MAADLNTIVDTLSSLTVMEAAELAKLLEEKWGVSAAAPVAVAAAAGPGAAAAAPAEEKTEFDAILLSAGDKKIQVIKEVRAITGLGLKEAKDLVEGAPKPIKEGVSKDEAAKIKAQVEAAGGQVDVK; translated from the coding sequence ATGGCTGCTGATCTCAACACGATCGTCGACACGCTCTCGAGCCTCACGGTGATGGAGGCCGCCGAGCTGGCGAAGCTGCTCGAGGAGAAGTGGGGCGTCTCCGCCGCCGCGCCGGTGGCGGTGGCAGCCGCGGCCGGCCCGGGCGCTGCGGCCGCCGCGCCGGCCGAGGAGAAGACCGAGTTCGACGCGATCCTCCTCAGTGCGGGCGACAAGAAGATCCAGGTCATCAAGGAGGTGCGCGCGATCACGGGCCTTGGCCTCAAGGAGGCCAAGGACCTCGTCGAGGGCGCACCGAAGCCGATCAAGGAAGGCGTCTCCAAGGACGAGGCCGCGAAGATCAAGGCCCAGGTCGAGGCGGCGGGCGGCCAGGTCGACGTCAAGTAG
- the rpoB gene encoding DNA-directed RNA polymerase subunit beta, with the protein MQFSENAPRVRKNFSKIPGILEIPNLIEIQKQSFERFLQTQIELEKRENTGLQAVFHSIFPIKDFNDTASLEFVGYVLEEPKYDVQECLQRGMTYAAPFKVTIRLVAWDDAEGSQTIRDVKEQEVYFGEIPIMTDNGTFIINGTERVIVSQLHRSPGIFFDTTTSSTVSAAGKKIFSCRVIPYRGSWLDLEFDHKDLLYARIDRRRKIFATVLLKALGYTTEELLDHFYKPETIRSELDGKKPRYLKRVVPELLEGQRATADVKDEAGNLLLRKDRKFNKATLRRMAEAGLEWIPIGVDDLVREDNVKRVSPVDLVDEETGEVIIECNEELTQAHLDQFLARNIHEFRVLYLDPVLTGTSMRDTLLADKPREQRDAAAGLAEQDSAIIEIYKRLRPGDPPTLDTAKTLFHNLFFNPERYDLSRVGRLKLDHKLSFDPDARALWHPNGANAPAEEIPLRELPTLRRDDILAAVKYLVDLKNGADPSKRIDDIDHLGNRRVRVVGELLENQYRIGLVRMERAIKERMSLQEIETLMPHDLINSKPVSAVIKEFFGSSQLSQFMDQTNPLSAVTHKRRLSALGPGGLTRERAGFEVRDVHPTHYGRICPIETPEGPNIGLIASLSTFARVNDYGFIETPYRVVRDGKVTNEVKYLSALEEERLAIAQANAVTAEDGSFLAELVQARRAGEFQMTPREEIDMMDVSPNQLVSVAASLIPFLEHDDANRALMGSNMQRQAVPLLRTQAPLVGTGMEAVVARDSGVTVVAKRDGAVVSVDASRIVIKPDEDDGTGSNVDIINLIKYQRSNQNTCINQRPIVTPGDRVRRGQVIADGPATERGELALGCNMVVAFMPWGGYNFEDSILIAERVVKDDSFTSVHIEEFECVARDTKLGKEEITRDIPNVGEEALKDLDESGIVRIGAEVNPDDILVGKITPKGETQLSPEERLLRAIFGEKAGDVRDTSLRVPPGVSGIVIGAQVFSRRGVEKDERARAIEEQEIDRLRKDQEDEVRIIRESALARVRELLTGKSAANRVGDERRKEVWLNPGDTVTAEILAQIPQRRWKDVQVSDARVQDQVERVFQNIEERSGVIKTVFDEKIARLKKGDELPPGVFKMVKVYVAIKRKLSVGDKMAGRHGNKGVISRILPEEDMPYMADGRPVDIVLNPLGVPSRMNVGQILETHLGWAARGLGQHVQELLEQQRGVQVGELRKKLQELYNDAGITRVLAGAGDEAILSLARDVASGVHVATAVFDGAGEGEIKRELERAQVPTSGQMVLFDGRSGEPFDGDVTVGVLYMLKLHHLADDKIHARSIGPYSLVTQQPLGGKAQFGGQRLGEMEVWAMEAYGAAFALQEFLTVKSDDVGGRTRMYESIVKGEHALEPGLPESFNVLVKELMALGLDVDLVEDKQLT; encoded by the coding sequence ATCCAGTTCTCCGAGAATGCACCCCGGGTTCGCAAGAACTTCTCGAAGATCCCCGGGATCCTCGAGATCCCCAACCTGATCGAGATCCAGAAGCAGTCCTTCGAGCGTTTCCTCCAGACGCAGATCGAGCTGGAGAAGCGTGAGAACACGGGCCTGCAGGCGGTCTTCCACTCGATCTTCCCGATCAAGGACTTCAACGACACCGCGTCGCTCGAGTTCGTCGGCTACGTGCTCGAGGAGCCGAAGTACGACGTCCAGGAGTGCCTGCAGCGCGGCATGACCTATGCCGCGCCCTTCAAGGTGACGATCCGGCTCGTGGCATGGGACGACGCCGAGGGCTCGCAGACGATCCGCGACGTGAAGGAGCAGGAGGTCTACTTCGGGGAGATCCCGATCATGACCGACAACGGCACCTTCATCATCAACGGCACCGAGCGCGTGATCGTCTCGCAGCTGCACCGCTCGCCCGGCATCTTCTTCGACACCACCACCTCGTCGACGGTCAGTGCCGCCGGCAAGAAGATCTTCTCGTGCCGCGTGATCCCCTACCGCGGCTCGTGGCTCGACCTCGAGTTCGACCACAAGGACCTGCTCTACGCCCGTATCGACCGCCGCCGCAAGATCTTCGCGACGGTGCTGCTGAAGGCGCTCGGCTACACGACCGAGGAGCTGCTCGACCACTTCTACAAGCCCGAGACGATCCGCAGCGAGCTCGACGGCAAGAAGCCGCGCTACCTGAAGCGGGTGGTCCCGGAGCTCCTCGAGGGACAGCGCGCCACGGCCGACGTGAAGGACGAGGCCGGCAACCTGCTGCTGCGCAAGGACCGCAAGTTCAACAAGGCCACGTTGCGCCGGATGGCGGAAGCCGGCCTCGAGTGGATCCCGATCGGTGTCGACGACCTGGTCCGGGAGGACAACGTCAAGCGCGTGTCGCCGGTCGACCTCGTCGACGAGGAGACCGGCGAGGTCATCATCGAGTGCAACGAGGAGCTCACCCAGGCCCACCTGGACCAGTTCCTGGCCCGCAACATCCACGAGTTCCGGGTGCTCTATCTCGACCCGGTGCTGACCGGGACGTCGATGCGCGACACCCTGCTCGCCGACAAGCCGCGCGAGCAGCGCGACGCCGCCGCCGGCCTCGCCGAGCAGGACAGCGCGATCATCGAGATCTACAAGCGCCTGCGCCCGGGCGACCCGCCCACGCTCGACACCGCGAAGACCCTGTTCCACAACCTCTTCTTCAACCCCGAGCGCTACGACCTCTCGCGGGTGGGCCGGCTCAAGCTGGACCACAAGCTCTCCTTCGATCCCGACGCCCGGGCGCTCTGGCATCCGAACGGCGCCAACGCCCCCGCCGAGGAGATCCCGCTCCGCGAGCTTCCGACCCTGCGCCGCGACGACATCCTCGCCGCCGTCAAGTACCTGGTGGACCTCAAGAACGGTGCCGATCCCAGCAAGCGGATCGACGACATCGACCACCTCGGCAACCGCCGCGTGCGCGTGGTCGGCGAGCTGCTCGAGAACCAGTACCGGATCGGGCTGGTGCGCATGGAGCGCGCGATCAAGGAGCGCATGTCGCTCCAGGAGATCGAGACGCTGATGCCGCACGACCTGATCAACTCCAAGCCCGTCTCGGCGGTGATCAAGGAGTTCTTCGGTTCGAGCCAGCTCTCGCAGTTCATGGACCAGACCAACCCGCTGTCGGCGGTGACCCACAAGCGGCGCCTGTCGGCGCTCGGGCCGGGCGGGCTCACCCGCGAGCGCGCGGGCTTCGAGGTGCGCGACGTGCACCCGACCCACTACGGCCGGATCTGCCCGATCGAGACGCCGGAAGGCCCGAACATCGGGCTCATCGCGTCGCTCTCGACCTTCGCGCGCGTCAACGACTACGGCTTCATCGAGACGCCGTACCGCGTGGTGCGCGACGGCAAGGTCACCAACGAGGTCAAGTACCTGTCGGCGCTCGAGGAGGAGCGGCTCGCGATCGCCCAGGCGAACGCCGTGACCGCCGAGGACGGGAGCTTCCTCGCCGAGCTCGTGCAGGCGCGCCGTGCCGGTGAGTTCCAGATGACGCCGCGCGAAGAGATCGACATGATGGACGTGTCGCCGAACCAGTTGGTGTCGGTGGCCGCCTCGCTGATCCCCTTCCTCGAGCACGACGACGCCAACCGCGCGCTGATGGGATCGAACATGCAGCGCCAGGCCGTGCCGCTGCTGCGCACCCAGGCGCCGCTGGTCGGGACCGGCATGGAGGCGGTGGTGGCGCGCGACTCGGGCGTCACCGTGGTCGCCAAGCGCGACGGCGCGGTGGTGTCGGTGGACGCGAGCCGCATCGTGATCAAGCCCGACGAGGACGACGGCACCGGCTCGAACGTCGACATCATCAACCTGATCAAGTACCAGCGCTCCAACCAGAACACCTGCATCAACCAGCGTCCGATCGTGACGCCGGGCGACCGCGTGCGGCGCGGGCAGGTGATCGCCGACGGCCCCGCCACCGAGCGCGGGGAGCTGGCGCTCGGCTGCAACATGGTCGTCGCCTTCATGCCCTGGGGCGGGTACAACTTCGAGGACTCGATCCTGATCGCCGAGCGGGTGGTCAAGGACGACTCGTTCACCTCGGTGCACATCGAGGAGTTCGAGTGCGTCGCCCGCGACACCAAGCTCGGCAAGGAGGAGATCACCCGCGACATCCCGAACGTCGGCGAGGAGGCGCTCAAGGACCTCGACGAGTCGGGGATCGTGCGGATCGGCGCGGAGGTCAATCCGGACGACATCCTGGTCGGCAAGATCACGCCGAAGGGGGAGACCCAGCTCTCGCCCGAGGAGCGCCTGCTGCGCGCCATCTTCGGCGAGAAGGCGGGCGACGTGCGCGACACCTCGCTGCGCGTTCCGCCCGGCGTGTCGGGGATCGTGATCGGCGCGCAGGTCTTCTCGCGCCGCGGCGTCGAGAAGGACGAGCGTGCCCGCGCGATCGAAGAGCAGGAGATCGACCGCCTGCGCAAGGACCAGGAGGACGAGGTCCGCATCATCCGCGAGAGCGCGCTCGCCCGGGTGCGCGAGCTGCTGACGGGCAAGAGCGCCGCGAACCGGGTAGGCGACGAGCGCCGCAAGGAGGTGTGGCTCAACCCCGGCGACACGGTGACCGCCGAGATCCTGGCCCAGATCCCGCAGCGCCGCTGGAAGGACGTGCAGGTCAGCGACGCGCGGGTCCAGGACCAGGTCGAGCGCGTGTTCCAGAACATCGAAGAGCGCTCGGGCGTGATCAAGACGGTCTTCGACGAGAAGATCGCCCGGCTCAAGAAGGGCGACGAGCTGCCGCCCGGTGTGTTCAAGATGGTCAAGGTCTACGTGGCCATCAAGCGCAAGCTGTCGGTCGGTGACAAGATGGCCGGCCGCCACGGCAACAAGGGCGTGATCTCGCGCATCCTCCCCGAGGAGGACATGCCCTACATGGCCGACGGGCGGCCGGTCGACATCGTGCTGAATCCGCTCGGCGTGCCCTCGCGCATGAACGTGGGGCAGATCCTCGAGACGCACCTCGGCTGGGCCGCGCGCGGGCTCGGGCAGCACGTGCAGGAGCTGCTCGAACAGCAGCGCGGGGTGCAGGTCGGCGAGCTGCGCAAGAAGCTCCAGGAGCTCTACAACGACGCGGGCATCACGCGCGTCCTGGCCGGTGCCGGCGACGAGGCGATCCTGTCGCTGGCCCGCGACGTGGCGAGCGGCGTCCACGTCGCCACCGCCGTCTTCGACGGCGCCGGCGAGGGCGAGATCAAGCGCGAGCTCGAGCGCGCGCAGGTGCCGACGAGCGGGCAGATGGTGCTCTTCGACGGGCGCAGCGGCGAGCCCTTCGACGGCGACGTGACGGTCGGTGTGCTCTACATGCTGAAGCTCCACCACCTCGCCGACGACAAGATCCACGCCCGCTCGATCGGCCCGTACAGCCTGGTCACCCAGCAGCCGCTGGGCGGCAAGGCCCAGTTCGGCGGCCAGCGGCTCGGCGAGATGGAGGTCTGGGCGATGGAGGCCTACGGCGCCGCCTTCGCGCTCCAGGAGTTCCTCACCGTCAAGTCGGACGACGTGGGCGGGCGCACCCGCATGTACGAGTCGATCGTGAAGGGCGAGCACGCTCTCGAGCCCGGCCTGCCGGAGAGCTTCAACGTGCTCGTCAAGGAGCTCATGGCCCTCGGCCTCGACGTCGACCTCGTCGAGGACAAGCAGCTCACCTGA